The Gemmatimonadaceae bacterium genome window below encodes:
- a CDS encoding anion permease — translation MVTYVVAIIVIAFLFDFSNGFHDSANSIATVVGTRVLKPLPAVLWAAFFNFLAAFTVGTAVARTMGQGMIHVSIVDPNVILGALLGAIAWNIITWYFGLPSSSSHALIGGYGGAAVAKAGFSAIIPAGWTKTLVFIVLSPIIGMILGFVLMVAVYWIFKRTPPGRVDRIFRVAQLASSGFFSLSHGANDAQKTMGIIVGLLVSTQGYFAHQPGLLGHLYLTRGDVIPHWVEIAAYTAIALGTALGGWRIVHTMGSRITRLRPVGGFCAETGGALSILLATKFGIPVSTTHTITGSIVGVGATQRLSAVRWGVAGRIVWGWILTIPAAAAMSAIFWLLLSRVIITAAA, via the coding sequence GTGGTCACGTACGTCGTCGCGATCATCGTGATCGCGTTCCTGTTCGACTTCAGCAACGGCTTCCACGACTCGGCGAATTCCATCGCCACCGTCGTCGGTACGCGGGTCCTCAAGCCGCTGCCCGCGGTTCTCTGGGCCGCGTTCTTCAACTTCCTCGCCGCATTCACCGTCGGAACGGCAGTCGCGCGGACGATGGGCCAAGGCATGATCCATGTCTCCATCGTCGATCCGAACGTCATCCTCGGCGCACTGCTCGGCGCCATCGCGTGGAACATCATCACCTGGTATTTCGGGCTGCCATCCAGCTCGTCCCACGCGCTCATCGGCGGCTACGGAGGAGCGGCCGTCGCGAAAGCGGGTTTCTCGGCCATCATTCCGGCCGGGTGGACCAAGACACTGGTATTCATCGTCCTGTCGCCCATCATCGGCATGATCCTGGGCTTCGTCCTCATGGTCGCGGTGTACTGGATTTTCAAACGCACACCGCCTGGACGGGTCGATCGCATTTTTCGGGTCGCCCAGCTCGCCAGCTCCGGCTTCTTCTCGCTCTCACATGGAGCGAATGACGCGCAGAAGACGATGGGTATTATCGTCGGGCTGCTCGTTTCGACACAGGGTTACTTCGCGCACCAACCAGGATTGCTCGGACACTTGTACCTCACCCGGGGCGATGTCATTCCGCACTGGGTCGAGATCGCCGCCTACACCGCCATCGCCCTCGGCACTGCGTTAGGCGGATGGCGCATCGTGCACACCATGGGCTCCCGGATCACGCGGCTGAGACCCGTGGGCGGCTTCTGCGCAGAGACCGGAGGCGCGCTCAGCATCTTGCTGGCAACGAAGTTCGGAATCCCGGTGAGCACCACGCATACCATCACCGGATCCATCGTCGGTGTCGGCGCCACACAGCGCCTTTCTGCTGTGCGGTGGGGCGTCGCGGGCCGAATCGTTTGGGGATGGATTCTCACGATCCCCGCGGCCGCGGCGATGTCCGCAATATTCTGGCTATTGTTGAGTCGGGTGATCATTACCGCCGCGGCCTAG
- the phoU gene encoding phosphate signaling complex protein PhoU codes for MSPSPLESTTGFRHFHEQLDLLKQRLLDMSERAEALVDAAVDALLRRDIGKADVVLSGDRELDALEIEIEQLAISLLALQQPMARDLRFIIGAIKISNDLERVGDHAVNIAQSALRLSDMRSIITPDPEIEDMARRARAMLSDALDAFVRSDGALGRDVCKRDDHVDALHDSVFRILLTHMLEDPTTISAALELFLVSRNLERVADLATNIAEDAVYLAEGKSIKHHLEERSVNGGALGAPSVA; via the coding sequence ATGAGTCCCTCACCACTCGAGAGCACGACGGGGTTCCGCCATTTCCACGAGCAGCTCGACCTGCTCAAACAACGGCTGCTCGACATGTCGGAGCGCGCCGAAGCGCTGGTCGACGCCGCCGTCGACGCGCTGCTCCGCCGCGACATCGGAAAGGCCGACGTCGTGCTCAGCGGCGATCGCGAGCTCGATGCGCTCGAGATCGAGATCGAACAACTCGCCATCTCGCTGCTCGCGCTCCAGCAACCGATGGCACGCGACCTCCGTTTCATCATTGGCGCGATCAAGATCTCGAACGATCTCGAGCGCGTGGGCGATCACGCCGTGAACATCGCGCAGTCGGCCTTGCGTCTTTCGGACATGCGGTCGATCATTACGCCGGACCCGGAAATCGAGGACATGGCCCGTCGCGCGCGCGCCATGTTGAGCGATGCGCTGGACGCATTCGTCCGGTCCGACGGCGCGCTGGGGCGCGATGTGTGCAAGCGGGACGATCACGTCGATGCGCTGCACGATTCGGTGTTCCGCATCTTGCTCACCCACATGCTCGAGGATCCGACGACCATCTCGGCCGCATTGGAGTTGTTTCTGGTGAGTCGCAACTTGGAGCGGGTGGCGGATCTGGCGACCAACATCGCCGAAGACGCGGTGTACCTGGCCGAGGGCAAATCGATCAAGCACCATCTCGAAGAGCGTTCGGTGAACGGCGGTGCGCTCGGCGCACCGTCGGTCGCCTGA
- the pstB gene encoding phosphate ABC transporter ATP-binding protein PstB, with the protein MSHTIAAPRLTPAPERAPSAAPAPAAGLTGLIDIRDFSFYYGAKRALTTISLRIGPRTIIAFIGPSGCGKSTLLRSINRLNALIPGARHEGEILLDGTDIHSAETDIVTLRQRVGMVFQRWNPFPKSIYDNVAFGPRINGLARRSELDELVESSLRRAALWDEVRDRLHSSALGLSGGQQQRLCIARALANDPEVLLLDEPASALDPIATQHVEELLYELKRQLTIVIVTHNMQQAARVSDTTAFFYLGELVEAGPTDQIFTTPRQPRTEAYITGRFG; encoded by the coding sequence ATGAGCCACACCATCGCGGCGCCGCGCCTAACGCCGGCGCCAGAGCGTGCGCCCTCTGCTGCGCCCGCGCCCGCCGCCGGCCTGACCGGGCTGATCGACATTCGCGACTTCTCGTTCTACTACGGCGCCAAGCGCGCGCTGACCACTATCTCGCTCCGGATCGGGCCGCGCACGATCATCGCGTTCATCGGCCCCTCGGGATGCGGGAAATCGACGCTGCTCCGATCGATCAACCGTCTCAACGCACTCATCCCCGGCGCGCGTCACGAGGGCGAGATCCTGCTCGACGGCACAGACATCCACAGCGCCGAGACCGACATCGTCACCCTCAGGCAACGCGTGGGGATGGTGTTCCAACGCTGGAATCCGTTTCCCAAGTCGATCTACGACAATGTGGCGTTCGGTCCGCGCATCAACGGTCTCGCGCGCCGCAGCGAGCTCGACGAGTTGGTCGAGAGCTCACTCAGACGCGCCGCCCTATGGGACGAAGTACGGGATCGCCTCCACTCGAGCGCGCTCGGATTGTCGGGCGGCCAGCAGCAGCGCCTCTGCATCGCGCGCGCGCTGGCCAACGATCCCGAAGTCTTGCTGCTCGACGAACCTGCCTCGGCGCTCGACCCGATTGCGACGCAGCACGTCGAAGAGCTGCTGTACGAGCTCAAGCGGCAGCTGACTATTGTGATCGTGACGCACAACATGCAGCAAGCAGCGCGCGTCTCCGACACGACTGCATTCTTCTATCTCGGCGAGCTCGTGGAAGCAGGGCCGACCGACCAGATCTTCACCACGCCTCGCCAGCCGCGCACCGAGGCGTATATCACCGGGAGATTCGGATGA
- a CDS encoding Ppx/GppA phosphatase family protein yields MIADVTPGGHIRVVDEMKAAPRLGAGVGESRQLAPHAMERASEAISRMATLARQRSANRIVAVATSAVREASNAREFVDMVQRGAHLPVRVLDGRAEALLSYRSALAHFDLGSGRTVVTDIGGGSLELVLCAAGLVDRLVSLPFGALRLTEEYFDRGSSRRAVKALRRDVRAELRSHLPAREWRNARIVGSGGTFTNLAGMALARQGLHPARTVHGTRVTRIELEHILDALQDMTLAERLAVPGLNAGRADIIVAGLAVIAEVLARLDAPSIVVSAYGIREGLLLETARVKPHAASPGDARQRSIERLAEACDVEDRHAVQVQRLALQLFDALRERLGCEHGERDVLAAAARLHDIGYYISYDKHHKHSFYLIAHAELLGLSPAEQLVIANVARYHRGATPRRSHETLAALDRSLRRQVRRLAAVLRVADGLDRGHTGAVDRVKVRWSRAGIRITAVPRTAGQPLRLELWGATRKRALLERVTGVPVQIVGA; encoded by the coding sequence TTGATCGCGGACGTGACGCCCGGCGGCCATATCCGGGTGGTCGATGAAATGAAAGCGGCGCCGCGGTTAGGCGCCGGCGTTGGAGAATCGCGGCAGCTCGCGCCGCACGCCATGGAGCGCGCCAGCGAGGCCATCTCCCGCATGGCCACGCTCGCGCGGCAGCGCAGCGCCAACCGCATCGTGGCCGTTGCCACGAGCGCGGTGCGCGAAGCATCCAACGCGCGCGAATTCGTCGACATGGTGCAGCGCGGCGCGCACCTGCCCGTGCGCGTCCTCGATGGACGCGCGGAGGCGCTCCTCAGCTATCGCAGCGCCCTCGCGCACTTCGACCTCGGCAGCGGCCGCACGGTGGTGACGGACATCGGCGGCGGCTCGCTCGAGCTCGTGCTCTGCGCCGCCGGCCTCGTCGACCGTCTGGTCTCGCTGCCGTTCGGCGCCCTGCGCCTAACGGAAGAATATTTCGACCGGGGCTCGAGCCGTCGCGCCGTCAAGGCGCTCCGCCGCGATGTTCGCGCCGAGCTCCGCTCGCACCTGCCGGCGCGCGAGTGGCGCAACGCGCGCATCGTGGGCTCCGGCGGCACGTTCACCAACCTCGCCGGCATGGCCCTGGCCCGGCAGGGCCTGCACCCCGCGCGCACGGTGCACGGCACGCGCGTCACCCGCATTGAGCTCGAACACATCCTCGACGCGCTCCAGGACATGACGCTCGCCGAACGCCTCGCCGTCCCGGGGCTCAACGCGGGTCGCGCCGACATCATCGTCGCGGGTCTGGCCGTGATCGCCGAAGTGCTCGCGCGCCTCGACGCGCCGAGCATCGTCGTCTCGGCGTACGGCATTCGCGAAGGGCTGCTGCTCGAGACGGCACGCGTGAAACCACACGCCGCGAGTCCGGGCGATGCACGCCAGCGATCGATCGAGCGACTCGCCGAAGCCTGCGACGTGGAAGATCGCCACGCCGTGCAGGTTCAGCGTCTGGCGCTACAGCTGTTCGATGCGCTGCGTGAGCGACTGGGCTGCGAACACGGCGAGCGCGACGTCCTGGCCGCGGCCGCGCGTCTGCACGACATCGGTTACTACATCAGCTACGACAAGCACCACAAGCACTCGTTTTACCTCATCGCGCATGCGGAGCTGCTTGGCTTGTCACCGGCCGAGCAGCTCGTGATCGCCAACGTGGCGCGATATCACCGCGGCGCGACGCCGCGCCGGTCGCACGAGACGCTCGCCGCGCTCGATCGTTCGCTCCGCCGACAGGTGAGGCGACTCGCGGCCGTCCTGCGCGTGGCCGATGGATTGGATCGTGGACACACCGGTGCCGTCGACCGCGTGAAGGTACGTTGGTCGCGCGCGGGCATCCGCATTACCGCCGTCCCGCGCACGGCGGGACAGCCGCTACGACTCGAATTGTGGGGCGCGACGCGGAAGCGGGCGCTTCTTGAACGGGTGACGGGCGTGCCCGTCCAGATCGTCGGCGCCTGA
- the ppk1 gene encoding polyphosphate kinase 1 yields MPELVLSPSLFINRELSWLDFNQRVLHEAFDERNPLLERLKFLAIFSTNLDEFYMVRVAGLRRQVAANVTATGADGMSPQEQLDAIRTRVDEQLMMSQRCLHDELLPALMQRGVGFLSMKDLDRDERASLDARFDATIFPVLTPLAVDPGHPFPYISNLSLSLAVEVRDPQTGVEHFARVKVPRSLPRWVPTRKPNWFVPLERVIGAHLDKLFPGMEVRNWNVFRITRNSDIELAPYEEAEDLLASIEEQVFRRRFGEVIRLEVEEGTPEEVRALLLEELREDRLPPSASLTERDVYEVGRLLELGQLMDLATLDIPDLRDPPLVPVTPRPFRESNGAVFDAFRQHSVLVHHPFESFATTVEHFLERAAEDPEVLAIKMTLYRMSGDTPIVRALIDAAERGKQVAVLVELKARFDEANNIEWARQLENAGVHVAYGLVGLKTHAKIALVVRREADGIRRYVHVGTGNYNSRTARVYTDLGFFTTDPRIGADMTDLFNVLTGFSRQKTFRSLIVAPYGLRERFLELIARESEHARAGRPARIVAKMNAITDAEVIAALYRASRAGVDIDLIVRGICCLRPGLPDVSERIRVISIVGRFLEHSRVWHFLNGGAEEFYIGSADWMPRNFDGRVEAIVPIEDPALHTSLRTLLATLLADNRQAWDLDADGKYRQRRPAPGEPERGSHRLFLIDPWGAAAPAQSTPAPAVEAVSPNDDTSDDSGADDLDGHARHPFKKRPLPRRAPQFES; encoded by the coding sequence ATGCCTGAACTCGTCTTATCGCCTTCGCTGTTCATCAATCGTGAGCTCAGCTGGCTGGATTTCAACCAGCGGGTGCTTCACGAGGCATTCGACGAGCGCAATCCGCTGCTCGAGCGGCTCAAGTTCCTGGCGATTTTCAGCACCAACCTGGACGAGTTCTACATGGTGCGTGTCGCTGGCCTGCGCCGGCAGGTGGCGGCGAACGTGACCGCAACCGGCGCCGACGGCATGTCGCCGCAGGAGCAGCTCGATGCGATTCGCACGCGCGTCGACGAACAGCTGATGATGAGCCAGCGTTGTTTGCACGACGAGCTGCTGCCGGCGCTGATGCAGCGAGGGGTGGGATTCCTCAGCATGAAAGATCTCGATCGCGACGAGCGCGCGTCGCTCGATGCGCGATTCGACGCCACGATCTTTCCGGTGCTCACGCCTCTCGCCGTCGATCCCGGGCATCCCTTCCCATACATCTCGAATCTGTCGTTGTCGCTGGCGGTGGAGGTGCGCGACCCGCAGACCGGTGTCGAGCACTTCGCCCGCGTGAAGGTTCCGCGAAGTCTCCCGCGTTGGGTGCCGACGCGAAAGCCCAACTGGTTCGTGCCGCTCGAGCGGGTGATAGGTGCGCACCTGGACAAGCTTTTCCCTGGGATGGAGGTGCGGAACTGGAACGTCTTCCGGATCACGCGCAATTCGGACATCGAGCTCGCGCCGTACGAGGAAGCGGAAGACCTGCTCGCATCCATCGAGGAGCAGGTTTTTCGGCGTCGGTTCGGCGAAGTGATCCGGCTCGAGGTGGAAGAGGGCACGCCCGAGGAAGTGCGCGCACTGCTGCTGGAGGAGCTGCGCGAGGATCGCCTTCCGCCGAGTGCGTCGCTCACCGAGCGCGACGTGTATGAGGTGGGGCGCCTGCTCGAGTTGGGCCAGCTCATGGATCTGGCCACCCTCGACATTCCCGACCTTCGCGATCCCCCGTTAGTCCCGGTGACGCCGCGGCCGTTCCGCGAATCGAACGGCGCCGTATTCGACGCGTTCCGCCAACACAGCGTGCTCGTGCACCATCCGTTCGAGAGCTTCGCCACCACCGTGGAGCACTTTCTCGAGCGCGCGGCCGAAGATCCGGAGGTGCTGGCGATCAAGATGACCTTGTACCGCATGTCGGGCGACACGCCGATCGTGCGCGCCTTGATCGACGCGGCCGAGCGCGGCAAGCAGGTGGCGGTGCTGGTGGAGCTCAAGGCGCGGTTCGACGAGGCGAACAACATCGAGTGGGCGCGACAGCTCGAGAACGCGGGCGTCCACGTGGCATACGGCCTCGTGGGACTCAAGACGCACGCGAAAATCGCGTTAGTCGTTAGGCGGGAAGCGGACGGCATTCGCCGCTACGTGCACGTCGGCACCGGCAACTACAACTCCCGCACGGCTCGCGTGTACACCGACCTCGGGTTCTTCACCACCGATCCGCGCATCGGCGCTGACATGACCGATCTGTTCAACGTCCTCACCGGATTCTCGCGCCAGAAGACGTTCCGGTCGCTGATCGTCGCGCCGTACGGGCTCCGCGAGCGGTTCCTCGAATTGATCGCGCGCGAGTCAGAGCACGCGCGGGCCGGGCGTCCGGCGCGCATCGTCGCGAAGATGAACGCGATCACGGACGCGGAGGTCATCGCCGCGTTGTATCGTGCGTCGCGTGCCGGCGTGGACATCGACTTGATCGTCCGGGGGATTTGCTGCCTGCGGCCCGGGCTTCCCGATGTCAGCGAACGCATCCGCGTGATCAGCATCGTCGGCCGGTTCCTCGAGCATTCGCGGGTGTGGCACTTCCTGAACGGTGGCGCCGAGGAGTTCTATATCGGCTCGGCCGACTGGATGCCCCGAAATTTCGACGGTCGTGTGGAAGCTATCGTGCCCATCGAAGATCCCGCGCTCCACACGTCTCTGCGGACGCTGCTCGCGACGCTGCTTGCCGACAACCGCCAAGCATGGGATCTGGACGCGGACGGCAAGTATCGTCAGCGGCGTCCCGCGCCTGGCGAGCCGGAACGCGGATCGCACCGCTTGTTCTTGATCGATCCGTGGGGCGCGGCGGCGCCCGCGCAATCGACGCCCGCCCCGGCAGTCGAAGCCGTGTCGCCTAACGACGACACGTCCGACGATTCAGGCGCCGACGATCTGGACGGGCACGCCCGTCACCCGTTCAAGAAGCGCCCGCTTCCGCGTCGCGCCCCACAATTCGAGTCGTAG
- the pstA gene encoding phosphate ABC transporter permease PstA translates to MSARARGRLARRRAVNAIMLAVLATAAVVTVLPLLFILVHLVAKGASSLNPAFFTHMPEPVGEAGGGMANAIAGTLIVIGLALACGLPVGVGAGLYLAEHRGMWLANGVRFLSDVLNGLPSIVMGIFAWQFLVRPVGHFSALSGGVALGAMMIPMIARTTEEMVRTVPPSLREAALALGYAHWRTGVTIVLRTASAGIVTGVLVALARVAGETAPLLFTAFGNQFWSTSVTQPIAALPLQIFNYAISPYDDWHRLAWAGALVLIALILVISLIARVATRARFDTGSGD, encoded by the coding sequence GTGAGCGCCCGCGCACGCGGCAGACTCGCGCGGCGGCGCGCGGTGAACGCGATCATGCTCGCCGTGCTCGCGACTGCGGCGGTGGTCACCGTGCTGCCGCTCCTCTTCATCCTGGTTCATCTCGTCGCCAAGGGCGCCTCGTCGCTGAATCCGGCGTTCTTCACGCACATGCCCGAGCCCGTGGGCGAAGCGGGCGGCGGGATGGCAAATGCGATCGCCGGTACGCTCATCGTCATCGGACTCGCGTTGGCGTGCGGCCTCCCGGTTGGCGTGGGCGCGGGGCTGTATCTCGCCGAGCATCGCGGGATGTGGCTCGCCAACGGCGTGCGATTCCTGTCCGATGTGCTCAACGGGCTCCCGTCGATCGTGATGGGGATCTTCGCCTGGCAATTCCTCGTGCGGCCGGTGGGCCACTTCTCGGCGTTGTCCGGCGGCGTGGCGTTAGGCGCAATGATGATCCCGATGATCGCGCGGACCACCGAAGAGATGGTGCGCACCGTTCCACCATCGCTGCGCGAAGCCGCGCTCGCGTTGGGCTACGCGCACTGGCGCACCGGCGTCACCATCGTCCTGCGCACCGCGAGCGCCGGCATCGTGACCGGTGTGCTCGTTGCCCTGGCCCGCGTTGCCGGCGAAACCGCGCCGCTGCTCTTCACGGCGTTCGGCAATCAGTTCTGGTCCACATCGGTCACGCAGCCGATCGCGGCGCTACCCCTCCAGATCTTCAACTATGCGATCAGCCCCTACGACGACTGGCACCGGCTCGCCTGGGCGGGCGCCCTGGTCCTCATCGCGCTCATCCTCGTCATCAGTCTCATCGCCCGCGTTGCCACCCGGGCACGCTTCGACACCGGAAGCGGCGATTGA
- the pstB gene encoding phosphate ABC transporter ATP-binding protein PstB: protein MRRQIAGLADARPASDAPAAAPERTRLVAQSLDAWFGPIHAVHGITLPVLEGGVTAIIGPSGCGKSTFLRCLNRMHETMPNGRVSGRVLLDGRDIYDRGVNAIAVRMHIGMVFQRPTPFPTMSIRDNVAAGLRVMDARVSRRERDAIVERALTRAALWDEVKDRLGASALALSGGQQQRLCIARALATSPRVLLLDEPTASLDPASTQRVEQLVRELRGEVTIIIVTHNMQQAARISDRTAFFLAGDVVEMAPTRTLFTSPSDPRTEAYITGRFG from the coding sequence GTGAGACGCCAGATCGCCGGCTTGGCGGATGCGCGACCCGCGAGCGACGCCCCGGCGGCCGCGCCGGAGCGCACGCGCCTCGTCGCTCAGTCGCTGGATGCGTGGTTCGGCCCGATTCACGCCGTGCACGGCATCACGCTGCCGGTGCTCGAGGGCGGCGTGACGGCGATCATCGGCCCATCGGGCTGCGGCAAATCGACGTTTCTGCGCTGCCTCAACCGCATGCACGAGACGATGCCTAACGGACGCGTCTCCGGCCGCGTGCTGCTCGATGGACGCGACATCTACGACCGGGGCGTCAACGCGATCGCCGTGCGCATGCACATCGGCATGGTGTTCCAGCGCCCGACGCCCTTCCCCACCATGTCCATCCGCGACAACGTCGCCGCGGGACTCCGGGTGATGGATGCGCGAGTCTCGCGCCGCGAACGAGATGCCATCGTCGAGCGCGCACTCACACGCGCGGCGCTGTGGGACGAAGTCAAGGATCGCCTGGGTGCGAGCGCGCTCGCCTTGTCCGGCGGCCAACAGCAACGGCTCTGCATCGCCCGGGCGCTCGCAACGAGTCCGCGCGTCTTGTTGCTCGACGAGCCGACGGCGTCGCTCGATCCGGCCAGCACGCAGCGCGTCGAGCAACTGGTGCGCGAGCTGCGCGGCGAAGTCACGATCATCATCGTGACGCACAACATGCAACAAGCCGCCCGCATTTCGGATCGCACCGCATTCTTTCTGGCCGGCGACGTGGTCGAGATGGCGCCCACCCGCACGCTGTTCACGTCGCCGTCGGATCCGCGCACCGAGGCCTACATCACGGGACGGTTTGGATGA
- the pstC gene encoding phosphate ABC transporter permease subunit PstC, with protein sequence MSAAPMSPAVLMAEGPGTVVRIHGRQVGDRVYRGTITFSAVCVPLLVALVGWEIAVAGWPTFRHFGLSFLTSSDWDPVKERFGAAPAICGTLVSSAIALVIATPLAVGVSVFLSELAPRWMRQPVGFLVDLLAAIPSVVYGLWGIFVLLPLLRDPVMPFLRDTLGLGKTPFFSGPAYGPSMLAAGLILAIMVLPYIASVSREVLLAVPRAQREAALALGATRWETIWRAVVPYARSGIIGGIILGLGRALGETMAVTMLIGNRQQISASLLAPGYTMASLIANEFSEASSDAHLSALMAVGFTLLVITIIVNAVARWLVWRVGGGAASKPL encoded by the coding sequence ATGAGCGCCGCCCCGATGTCGCCAGCGGTGCTGATGGCCGAGGGACCGGGTACGGTGGTCCGAATCCACGGCCGTCAGGTGGGTGATCGCGTGTACCGAGGAACGATCACGTTCTCCGCGGTGTGCGTGCCGTTGCTGGTGGCGCTGGTCGGCTGGGAAATCGCGGTGGCGGGCTGGCCTACGTTCCGGCACTTCGGTCTCTCGTTCCTCACGTCGAGCGACTGGGATCCGGTCAAAGAGCGCTTCGGGGCGGCGCCGGCGATCTGCGGCACGCTCGTCTCGTCCGCCATTGCGTTAGTCATTGCGACGCCGCTCGCCGTGGGGGTGTCGGTGTTCCTGTCGGAGTTGGCTCCGCGGTGGATGCGGCAGCCGGTCGGCTTTCTCGTCGATCTGCTGGCGGCGATCCCGAGCGTCGTGTACGGCCTCTGGGGCATCTTCGTCCTGTTGCCGCTGCTCCGCGATCCCGTCATGCCGTTCCTGCGCGACACGCTCGGCCTGGGGAAGACACCGTTCTTCAGCGGCCCGGCGTACGGACCGAGCATGCTGGCGGCCGGGCTCATCCTGGCGATCATGGTGCTGCCGTACATCGCCTCGGTGTCGCGCGAGGTGCTGCTCGCGGTGCCCCGCGCGCAGCGCGAAGCGGCGCTGGCGTTAGGCGCGACGCGATGGGAGACCATCTGGCGCGCCGTCGTGCCCTATGCCAGGTCCGGCATCATCGGCGGGATCATCCTCGGGCTGGGTAGAGCGTTAGGCGAGACCATGGCCGTGACGATGCTCATCGGCAACCGCCAGCAGATCTCGGCGTCGCTCCTCGCGCCCGGGTACACGATGGCGTCGCTCATCGCCAACGAGTTCAGCGAGGCGAGCAGCGACGCACACCTGTCAGCGCTGATGGCCGTCGGCTTCACGCTGCTCGTGATCACGATCATCGTCAACGCAGTCGCCCGGTGGCTGGTGTGGCGTGTCGGCGGCGGCGCCGCCTCGAAACCGCTGTGA
- a CDS encoding metalloregulator ArsR/SmtB family transcription factor: MRAKADRQTEDATDTLFRMLADPTRRRILDLLAERGPLNVTGLSVEFPDLVPSGISKHLMGLRSAGLVQASRDGRQQIYALDAAAMNAALAPWLRKYDRFWHHAFEQLRHLADGEPDEVARVSENPTA, from the coding sequence ATGCGAGCGAAAGCTGACCGTCAGACGGAGGACGCGACCGACACTCTGTTTCGGATGCTGGCCGATCCCACCCGCCGGCGCATCCTCGATCTTCTCGCCGAACGGGGTCCGCTCAACGTGACCGGACTGTCGGTTGAGTTTCCCGATCTGGTCCCGTCAGGCATTTCCAAGCACTTGATGGGGCTTCGCTCCGCTGGACTGGTGCAGGCCAGCCGTGACGGGCGTCAGCAGATCTATGCGCTCGACGCCGCAGCAATGAATGCGGCACTCGCGCCCTGGCTCCGGAAATACGATCGCTTCTGGCATCACGCTTTCGAGCAGTTGCGCCATCTGGCCGACGGCGAACCGGACGAGGTCGCCCGAGTCAGCGAGAACCCGACTGCCTAA